In one window of Sandaracinaceae bacterium DNA:
- a CDS encoding DEAD/DEAH box helicase family protein produces MKTIRPLDLATARALIDFSGDGHVAGSMPELQLEGAVAIHNILSRDGVAYLADEVGMGKTYVALGAIGLMRFVNPSMRVLFVAPRENIQRKWVKELRNFTANNWRHRDQRVRGLDDRPTRAPVSADSLLEWAVKSSRDGSSDTFLRMSCFSLGLSASSSDRAARRDALIDVSPRLGKADIPLTHRDKERFKADYAMALNRVIPHYDLVVIDEAHCLRHGRASASARNKILATVLGTSGEPGLVRRVDRVLLLSATPIEYDYVDLWHQLDLLGHGQPFLALREHREEAVKREAAQRVLVRRVTQLRVAGATFTKNMYRSEWRSGGVVAYGQPLEIPTDRQRLVVALVQKKVSEVLHDPRFGANFQMGMLSSFESFMETAKVAGAPTPSDDALAGDDEDGTQGHEPAFFSRDQTDDVLAKQGIDSAAVNDIAASYQRTFGTPMPHPKMDHVVESVASDFDAGRKTLVFVRRVRSVMEMTDKLLRQYDARLRTRLAGMFAEHPELAAQLDAQWAAYERERTRRRRSQVATSPKARVAHGREDVEADDQGGNDSFFAWFFRGAGPGGVLSGAALQRNRLGSENSAYSTFFDDNYVWDLLGQPDDVLASLAAVLGREPRDVADTLRSLAAFRVFQQHAKRPPRRRVYRAYQEAALYLLAMSPSELSSKAAAVLQLLFGRGELQPYQGGEELPVVGDYLQTRTFFTELRSRGRLRDTLWPSRGGEDTDFQAYFRDRDTRRAMLSAVARLGHAYIDLWALVVTRLGTMDLGAQDRTETRAEDLIHDFLDLLESQREACGSFGAFHELAYVGEQHDLLMTVNFADEREAPLDLLARHFGQALAQQTPVAAMHGGVAPRLVRQFRMPGYPLALITTDVLQEGEDLHTFCSRVVHYGIAWTPSATEQRTGRIDRINSLVHRRLAGMTTLPGREDLLQVQFPYLADTVEKLQVERLFDRMNRFVAITHRGFAPEMDSPSVHMPTAMLASGSSIPTDRELETAFPVRPEYLEGEPADTTVHVRRAEVTLRQFERLTRRLGERVRVVWDGSQPLTARFGTVFVTSAGELAPPELRDRARQQPFSLHLRSSRTSQAMLVHAISPVGFLTREMGRAEELVGIQTRLPLEFQAARICQRPSGERGRFVVGVESDMHFHSESAQLDELLDLVRRVSVVADDVEQQLFVDQDAPLDGFRSYLLKRSRHD; encoded by the coding sequence ATGAAGACCATCCGTCCGCTCGACCTCGCGACCGCGCGCGCCCTGATCGACTTCTCGGGGGACGGTCACGTGGCTGGGAGCATGCCCGAGCTGCAGTTGGAGGGGGCTGTCGCCATCCACAACATCCTTTCGCGTGACGGCGTGGCGTACTTGGCAGACGAGGTCGGGATGGGGAAGACCTACGTGGCGCTCGGCGCGATTGGGCTGATGCGCTTCGTGAACCCGTCCATGCGCGTCCTGTTCGTCGCGCCTCGCGAGAACATCCAGCGCAAATGGGTCAAGGAGCTGCGCAACTTCACGGCCAACAACTGGCGCCACCGCGATCAACGCGTGCGCGGTCTCGACGACCGACCCACGCGGGCCCCCGTCTCGGCGGACAGCTTGCTGGAGTGGGCGGTCAAGTCGTCGCGGGACGGCTCCTCCGACACCTTCCTGCGCATGAGCTGCTTCAGCCTCGGGCTGAGCGCGAGTAGCTCCGACCGGGCCGCGCGACGCGACGCGCTCATCGACGTCTCCCCGCGGCTCGGAAAGGCGGACATCCCGCTCACGCATCGCGACAAGGAGCGTTTCAAGGCCGACTACGCGATGGCGCTCAACCGCGTCATCCCGCACTACGACCTCGTGGTCATCGACGAGGCGCACTGCCTCAGGCACGGGAGGGCGAGCGCTTCGGCGCGCAACAAGATCCTGGCGACCGTGTTGGGCACGAGCGGTGAACCTGGTCTTGTACGCCGGGTGGACCGAGTGCTCCTGCTCTCTGCGACCCCGATCGAGTACGACTACGTCGACCTCTGGCACCAGCTGGATCTCTTGGGTCATGGGCAGCCGTTCCTCGCGCTGCGGGAACATCGCGAGGAGGCAGTCAAGCGAGAGGCGGCACAGCGCGTCCTCGTGCGGCGCGTGACGCAGCTGCGCGTCGCGGGGGCGACCTTCACCAAGAACATGTACCGCAGCGAGTGGCGCAGCGGGGGGGTCGTGGCCTACGGTCAGCCGCTCGAGATCCCGACCGACCGTCAGCGTCTGGTCGTGGCGCTCGTCCAAAAGAAGGTGTCCGAGGTGCTTCACGATCCTCGCTTCGGCGCCAACTTTCAGATGGGCATGCTCTCGTCCTTCGAGAGCTTCATGGAGACCGCCAAGGTCGCCGGGGCGCCCACTCCCAGCGACGACGCGCTAGCGGGCGACGACGAGGACGGTACGCAGGGACACGAGCCGGCGTTCTTCAGTCGTGACCAGACAGACGACGTCCTCGCCAAGCAGGGCATCGACAGCGCGGCAGTCAACGACATCGCGGCCTCCTATCAACGGACGTTTGGCACGCCCATGCCTCACCCCAAGATGGACCACGTGGTGGAGAGCGTCGCGAGCGACTTCGACGCCGGGCGAAAGACCCTGGTGTTCGTGCGCCGGGTGCGGTCCGTCATGGAGATGACGGACAAGCTCCTGCGACAGTACGACGCGCGCTTGCGGACGAGGCTGGCCGGGATGTTCGCGGAACACCCGGAGCTCGCGGCGCAGCTTGACGCTCAGTGGGCGGCCTACGAGCGTGAGCGGACACGTCGGCGGCGTTCGCAGGTTGCGACGTCCCCCAAGGCACGCGTCGCTCACGGACGAGAGGATGTTGAGGCGGACGACCAAGGTGGCAACGACAGCTTCTTTGCGTGGTTCTTCCGCGGCGCGGGTCCGGGGGGCGTGCTCTCGGGCGCGGCCCTGCAGCGCAACCGCCTCGGCAGCGAGAATTCGGCGTACTCCACGTTCTTCGACGACAACTACGTGTGGGACCTCCTCGGCCAGCCGGACGACGTGCTCGCCTCGCTGGCTGCGGTCCTGGGGCGAGAACCACGCGATGTCGCGGACACGCTGCGGTCGCTGGCGGCCTTTCGCGTGTTTCAGCAGCACGCCAAGCGTCCGCCGCGTCGCAGGGTGTATCGCGCCTACCAGGAGGCGGCGCTCTACTTGCTGGCCATGTCCCCGTCCGAGCTCTCCAGCAAGGCGGCGGCCGTTCTACAGCTCCTGTTCGGTCGTGGCGAACTGCAACCCTACCAAGGCGGCGAGGAGCTCCCTGTGGTGGGAGACTACCTCCAGACGCGGACCTTCTTCACCGAGCTGCGCAGTCGGGGCCGTCTGCGAGACACGCTCTGGCCATCTCGCGGTGGGGAAGACACCGACTTCCAAGCCTATTTCCGCGACCGCGACACGAGGCGGGCCATGCTGTCGGCGGTGGCGCGCCTGGGGCACGCCTACATCGACCTCTGGGCCCTCGTCGTTACCCGGCTTGGCACAATGGACCTGGGTGCGCAGGACCGCACCGAGACGCGCGCCGAGGATCTCATCCACGACTTCCTGGACTTGTTGGAGTCGCAGCGTGAGGCGTGCGGCTCGTTCGGTGCCTTCCACGAGCTCGCCTACGTGGGCGAGCAACACGATCTGTTGATGACGGTGAACTTCGCAGACGAGCGGGAGGCGCCGCTGGACCTGCTGGCGCGTCACTTCGGTCAAGCACTCGCCCAGCAGACGCCAGTGGCGGCCATGCACGGAGGTGTGGCGCCCCGCTTGGTTCGCCAGTTTCGGATGCCAGGCTATCCGCTGGCGCTCATCACCACGGACGTGTTGCAGGAGGGCGAGGACCTGCACACGTTCTGCTCGCGGGTGGTCCACTATGGCATCGCGTGGACACCGTCGGCCACGGAACAGCGCACCGGGCGCATCGACCGCATCAACTCCCTCGTGCACCGCCGGTTGGCAGGTATGACCACGCTGCCAGGGCGCGAGGACTTGTTGCAGGTACAGTTCCCGTACCTGGCGGACACCGTCGAGAAGCTGCAGGTCGAGCGCCTCTTCGATCGCATGAATCGGTTCGTCGCGATCACCCACCGGGGCTTCGCGCCCGAGATGGACTCCCCCAGCGTCCATATGCCCACGGCCATGCTTGCGTCTGGATCGAGCATCCCTACAGACCGGGAGCTGGAGACGGCCTTCCCGGTCCGACCCGAGTATCTCGAGGGCGAGCCGGCCGACACGACGGTGCACGTGCGGCGGGCGGAGGTCACTCTCCGTCAGTTCGAGCGCCTCACACGCCGCCTCGGGGAGCGGGTGCGCGTCGTGTGGGACGGGAGTCAACCGCTGACCGCCCGCTTCGGCACGGTGTTCGTCACGTCCGCGGGCGAGCTCGCTCCCCCAGAGCTGCGAGACCGAGCCCGCCAGCAGCCCTTCTCGTTGCACCTGCGCAGCTCGCGCACTTCGCAGGCCATGCTCGTCCACGCGATCAGCCCGGTGGGGTTCTTGACGAGGGAGATGGGCAGGGCAGAGGAGCTGGTGGGTATCCAGACGCGGCTGCCGCTCGAGTTCCAAGCGGCGCGCATCTGTCAGCGACCGTCCGGCGAGCGCGGGCGCTTCGTCGTCGGGGTGGAGAGTGACATGCACTTTCACTCAGAGAGCGCGCAGCTGGACGAGCTGCTGGACCTCGTGCGTCGCGTTTCCGTCGTCGCCGACGACGTCGAGCAGCAGCTCTTCGTCGACCAAGACGCGCCGCTGGACGGCTTTCGCAGCTACCTTCTGAAGAGGTCCCGTCATGACTGA
- a CDS encoding DUF2786 domain-containing protein — MAAPDALNDELERLILEELRERWKADNWALFGERMRPPVLALSDATSFLARFVPATRTIEVARQLVIDHPWMEVLEVLKHEMAHQFVAEVLRVSESAHGPVFRGVCQARGIDARAAGVVVTPGDDVATTAAGRVIDKVRRLLALAGSDNPHEADAAMQQARRLMLEHNIRERDTRADERDFTFAHVGPVKARHDEHERVLASILTGHFFVEAIWVNSFRPLEGRRGSVLEICGTPANVRMADYVHGFLLHAGEAAWKRHRTEHGIAGNRDRRSFLVGVMRGFRDKLERERRASTAQGLVWTGDAGVSDYFQRRYPRARTIRRAGRERDAAFAHGQAAGQELVLHRPVEAGRSGGGGLLPSGG; from the coding sequence ATGGCGGCCCCCGACGCGCTGAACGACGAGCTCGAGCGGTTGATCCTCGAGGAGCTGCGCGAGCGCTGGAAGGCCGACAACTGGGCGCTTTTCGGCGAGCGGATGCGTCCGCCGGTGCTGGCGCTCAGCGACGCGACGTCGTTCCTCGCGCGCTTCGTGCCCGCGACGCGGACGATCGAGGTCGCCCGGCAGCTCGTGATCGACCACCCGTGGATGGAAGTCCTCGAGGTCCTCAAGCACGAGATGGCGCACCAGTTCGTCGCGGAGGTGCTCCGCGTGTCCGAGTCTGCACATGGGCCCGTGTTTCGCGGGGTGTGTCAGGCGCGGGGCATCGACGCTCGGGCGGCGGGCGTCGTCGTCACGCCCGGAGACGACGTGGCCACGACGGCGGCGGGCAGGGTCATCGACAAGGTAAGGCGCCTCTTGGCGCTGGCCGGGAGCGACAACCCGCACGAGGCAGACGCGGCGATGCAACAGGCGCGGCGGCTCATGCTCGAGCACAACATCCGCGAGCGCGACACGCGCGCCGACGAGCGGGACTTCACCTTCGCGCACGTCGGCCCCGTCAAGGCGCGCCATGACGAGCACGAGCGCGTGCTCGCGTCGATCCTGACGGGGCACTTCTTCGTCGAGGCCATCTGGGTCAACTCGTTCCGTCCGCTCGAGGGGCGCCGCGGCTCGGTGCTCGAGATCTGCGGGACACCCGCGAACGTGCGCATGGCCGACTACGTGCACGGCTTCCTCCTGCACGCAGGCGAGGCCGCGTGGAAGCGCCACCGCACAGAGCACGGCATCGCAGGCAACCGCGACCGCCGCTCGTTCTTGGTTGGCGTGATGCGCGGCTTCCGCGACAAGCTCGAGCGTGAGCGGCGGGCGTCCACCGCTCAGGGCCTGGTGTGGACGGGCGACGCAGGCGTCTCCGACTACTTCCAGCGGCGCTACCCACGGGCGCGCACCATTCGCCGCGCCGGTCGAGAGCGCGACGCGGCGTTCGCGCACGGGCAGGCCGCGGGGCAGGAGCTGGTGCTTCATCGCCCCGTCGAGGCAGGCCGCAGCGGCGGCGGTGGGCTCTTGCCGTCTGGCGGCTAG
- a CDS encoding suppressor of fused domain protein, with the protein MPHTSDLETALREHLGATFAGHTITAHDLDDVGRLRASVPGFRVLEVHPGPKASTWAYVTCGAAGIAHPNSPTMEFLTTSGERSKRVAHLLTMVASYHATEGLGLQHTFGLGEPWVDGCNLTAGYVSLPYPWGPALELFEHDGQVTHIYWLMPISAAERELARRAGTDALEERFEDADVAYWDLRRRSVV; encoded by the coding sequence ATGCCCCACACCAGCGACCTGGAAACGGCCCTGCGCGAGCACCTCGGCGCGACGTTTGCGGGACACACGATCACCGCCCACGACCTCGACGACGTTGGGCGCCTGCGTGCGAGCGTGCCTGGGTTCCGCGTACTCGAGGTGCACCCGGGTCCAAAGGCGTCGACCTGGGCGTACGTCACCTGCGGCGCAGCGGGTATCGCGCACCCGAACTCCCCAACCATGGAGTTCCTGACGACATCAGGGGAGCGCTCGAAGCGGGTCGCGCACCTGCTTACGATGGTCGCGTCCTACCACGCGACCGAAGGCCTCGGGCTGCAGCACACCTTCGGCCTCGGCGAGCCCTGGGTCGACGGATGCAATCTGACGGCCGGCTACGTCTCGCTGCCATACCCATGGGGGCCGGCGCTGGAGCTCTTCGAGCACGACGGCCAGGTCACGCACATCTACTGGCTCATGCCCATCAGCGCCGCCGAGCGCGAGCTGGCAAGACGCGCTGGAACTGACGCACTCGAGGAGCGCTTCGAGGACGCGGACGTCGCCTACTGGGACCTTCGCCGGAGATCGGTGGTCTAG
- a CDS encoding FAD-dependent oxidoreductase, with translation MTRQSIPSAPKSSPVPPSHTDVLIVGAGPTGLTLAAALRLRGVAVTVIDRQPQGSNTSRAAVVHARTLEVLETIGAAERLDELGIAAPRFTIRDRDRVLVDLRFDDLPTRYPYSLMVSQAVTERVLHDRLVALGGQVLRPRMLVGVTQDSGGVDALLDDGSRVRARYLVGADGMHSTVREQAQIPFTGGAYAESFVLADVRLEGGVVRDEVILYFSPAGMVVVAPLPGGYHRVVATLDEAPENPDVALVQQLLDTRGPEGKRAVVKELVWSSRFHIHHRVADHYRSGRLVLAGDAAHVHSPAGGQGMNAGILDAMSLADALARSLAGDDVALDRYSEERRPIAAQIVRMADVLTRLATTRPRLRWLRNVVLWCVAKLPAFRRRFALRLSGLVYR, from the coding sequence ATGACCCGCCAATCCATCCCGTCCGCCCCCAAGTCGTCCCCCGTCCCCCCGTCCCACACGGACGTGCTGATCGTCGGGGCCGGCCCCACCGGCCTCACGCTCGCCGCTGCCCTCCGCCTGCGCGGCGTGGCCGTGACCGTCATCGACCGACAGCCGCAGGGTTCCAACACGTCGCGCGCCGCCGTGGTGCACGCCCGCACGCTGGAGGTGCTCGAGACCATCGGCGCCGCCGAGCGCCTCGACGAGCTGGGCATCGCCGCCCCGCGCTTCACCATCCGCGACCGCGATCGCGTGCTGGTCGACCTGCGCTTCGACGACCTGCCCACGCGCTACCCGTACTCTTTGATGGTCTCGCAGGCCGTCACCGAGCGCGTGCTGCACGACCGCCTCGTGGCGCTCGGAGGCCAGGTCCTGCGGCCCCGCATGCTCGTGGGCGTCACGCAGGACTCCGGCGGCGTGGACGCGCTGCTCGACGACGGGTCCCGCGTGCGCGCGCGCTACCTGGTGGGCGCCGATGGCATGCACAGCACGGTGCGCGAGCAGGCGCAGATCCCGTTCACCGGCGGGGCCTACGCCGAGTCCTTCGTGCTGGCCGACGTGCGCCTCGAAGGCGGGGTCGTGCGCGACGAGGTGATCCTGTACTTCTCGCCCGCCGGCATGGTCGTGGTCGCGCCCTTGCCCGGTGGCTACCACCGCGTGGTCGCGACGCTCGACGAAGCGCCCGAGAACCCGGACGTGGCGCTGGTGCAGCAGCTGCTCGACACGCGCGGACCCGAAGGCAAGCGCGCCGTGGTGAAGGAGCTGGTGTGGAGCTCGCGCTTCCACATCCACCATCGTGTGGCCGACCACTATCGTTCCGGGCGCCTCGTGCTCGCGGGCGATGCGGCGCACGTGCACAGCCCCGCCGGGGGTCAGGGCATGAACGCTGGCATCCTCGACGCGATGAGCCTGGCCGACGCCCTCGCGCGCTCCCTCGCGGGCGACGACGTGGCGCTCGACCGCTACAGCGAGGAGCGGCGCCCCATCGCAGCCCAGATCGTGCGTATGGCCGACGTGCTCACGCGGCTCGCCACCACGCGGCCGCGGCTGCGGTGGCTGCGCAACGTGGTGCTGTGGTGCGTCGCCAAGCTCCCTGCGTTCCGCCGCCGCTTTGCGCTTCGGCTCTCGGGGCTCGTCTATCGATGA
- a CDS encoding TetR family transcriptional regulator, protein MAPRNAPARRSDATKAAILEAAREQFAANGYGGATIRAIAAAAEIDPAMVMRYFGNKEKLFAAAADFDLRFPDFADVPREAVGAAVVEHFLSIWEGDESFVALLRTSVTHDEVADRMRGIFASQVVPAIARLRGEPPAAVALRTGLLTSQMLGLALCRYVLRVPSVAAADRAELIERVGANVQALLFDR, encoded by the coding sequence ATGGCCCCGCGCAACGCCCCCGCCCGACGTTCCGACGCCACCAAAGCCGCCATTCTCGAGGCGGCCCGGGAGCAGTTCGCCGCCAACGGCTACGGCGGCGCCACCATTCGCGCCATCGCCGCCGCCGCCGAGATCGACCCCGCCATGGTGATGCGCTACTTCGGCAACAAGGAGAAGCTGTTCGCGGCCGCCGCCGACTTCGACCTGCGCTTCCCCGACTTCGCCGACGTTCCCCGCGAGGCGGTCGGGGCCGCCGTGGTGGAACACTTCCTGTCCATCTGGGAGGGGGACGAGAGCTTCGTCGCCCTGCTCCGTACCTCCGTCACGCACGACGAGGTCGCGGACCGCATGCGCGGCATCTTCGCGAGCCAGGTGGTGCCCGCCATCGCGCGCCTGCGCGGCGAGCCACCTGCCGCCGTGGCGCTGCGCACGGGCCTGCTCACATCACAGATGCTGGGGCTGGCGCTGTGCCGCTACGTCCTGCGTGTACCCTCGGTCGCTGCTGCGGATCGCGCGGAACTGATCGAGCGCGTGGGCGCGAACGTGCAGGCGCTTCTGTTCGACAGGTGA
- a CDS encoding NADAR family protein: MNAHIDALNRRIDDGQKVKFKYFWGHTGTGPGPWALSQWYPAPFTFEGMTYRTAEHWMMAQKALLFDDAASAAAILAADSPGKAKALGRAVKDFDDETWEAARYAIVVTGNVLKFRQNPELGAWLDTTGDVVLVEASPRDAIWGIGLGADDPAAHSPKTWRGQNLLGFALGEARARLRQFPAPRMPVGALPPPWVRFPEEHRYSAFWRMGAGEDYMRALSESWSALTPAQRVEIELVHPATGGWSGWY, encoded by the coding sequence GTGAACGCACACATCGACGCGCTCAACCGTCGCATCGACGACGGCCAGAAGGTGAAGTTCAAGTACTTCTGGGGACACACCGGGACGGGCCCAGGACCGTGGGCGCTCAGCCAGTGGTATCCGGCGCCGTTCACCTTCGAGGGCATGACCTATCGCACGGCCGAGCACTGGATGATGGCGCAGAAGGCGCTCCTGTTCGACGACGCGGCGAGCGCAGCCGCCATCCTCGCGGCGGACAGCCCCGGGAAGGCGAAGGCGCTCGGGCGTGCCGTGAAGGACTTCGACGACGAGACCTGGGAGGCCGCGCGCTACGCCATCGTCGTGACCGGCAACGTGCTCAAGTTTCGGCAGAACCCGGAGCTGGGCGCGTGGCTCGACACCACGGGCGACGTCGTGCTGGTCGAGGCCAGCCCACGTGACGCCATCTGGGGCATTGGCCTCGGCGCGGACGACCCGGCAGCGCACAGCCCGAAGACGTGGCGCGGGCAGAACTTGCTCGGGTTCGCGCTGGGCGAGGCGCGCGCCAGGTTGCGACAGTTCCCAGCGCCGCGCATGCCGGTCGGCGCACTGCCCCCGCCGTGGGTTCGGTTTCCCGAGGAACACCGCTACTCGGCGTTCTGGCGGATGGGCGCGGGGGAGGACTACATGCGCGCGCTCAGCGAGAGCTGGAGCGCGCTCACACCGGCGCAGCGCGTCGAGATCGAGCTGGTGCATCCAGCGACGGGTGGGTGGTCGGGGTGGTACTGA
- a CDS encoding alpha/beta fold hydrolase, whose protein sequence is MKRFLLIHGSWHGAWCWYKVAPRLRQHGEVLVPNLPGRGRDPAWAPRVTLGHLVRATAPLLSDQVQTTIVAHSRYGILASALAQAHPERVRRVVYLASYMLPSHARVADYFAKDEGCYLRPYVHVSKAGVCDWLDPEAYVEGLYADCAADDVALASSLLCREPSLPALARLALTDARYGRVPRAYIRLTQDRAVSPALQDRLIDAARVERVESLEASHSAYFSQPDALVDAILSVDR, encoded by the coding sequence ATGAAACGCTTTCTGCTCATCCATGGGAGCTGGCACGGCGCGTGGTGCTGGTACAAGGTCGCGCCGCGTCTGCGCCAGCACGGCGAGGTGCTCGTCCCCAACTTGCCCGGGCGTGGGCGTGACCCCGCCTGGGCTCCGCGCGTGACGTTGGGGCACTTGGTGCGCGCCACCGCGCCCCTGCTCAGCGATCAAGTGCAGACCACCATCGTTGCGCACAGCCGCTACGGCATCCTCGCCAGCGCGCTCGCCCAGGCCCACCCGGAGCGCGTCCGGCGCGTAGTCTACCTGGCGTCGTACATGCTGCCGAGCCACGCGCGTGTGGCGGACTACTTCGCGAAGGACGAGGGCTGCTACCTGCGCCCCTACGTCCACGTGAGCAAGGCCGGGGTGTGCGACTGGCTCGACCCCGAGGCCTACGTCGAGGGGCTCTACGCAGACTGCGCGGCGGACGACGTGGCGCTCGCGTCGTCGCTCCTGTGTCGTGAGCCGAGCCTGCCCGCGCTCGCCCGCCTGGCGCTCACGGATGCGCGCTATGGCCGCGTGCCGCGCGCGTACATCCGCCTCACCCAGGACCGCGCCGTGTCACCCGCACTGCAAGACCGCCTCATCGACGCAGCGCGCGTGGAGCGCGTGGAGAGCCTCGAGGCGAGCCACTCCGCATACTTCTCGCAGCCCGACGCGCTGGTGGACGCGATCCTCTCCGTGGACCGATGA
- the ada gene encoding bifunctional DNA-binding transcriptional regulator/O6-methylguanine-DNA methyltransferase Ada, with protein MTKISPHARRTNTLHDPRWARVLARDKTADGAFWYSVATTGIYCRPSCPSRTANPANVTLHDTLASARATGCRPCKRCSPDGSSPEAENTALVEQACRLLEEREACPSLAQLADAVQLSPGYFHRLFKAHTGLTPKQYAAAQRARRVRDELEGGAPVTEALYAAGFGSQGRFYEQSSAMLGMTPGRYRAGGAQETLRFAVGQCSLGAVLVASSERGVAAISLGDDPDALVRELQDRFPRATLVGGDAAYERVVATVVGFVEAPRLGLSLPLDVRGTAFQQRVWRALREVPAGQTVTYSEIAQRLGAPAATRAVAGACAANTLAVAIPCHRVVRRDGSLSGYRWGVERKRELIAREGLR; from the coding sequence ATGACCAAGATCTCACCCCACGCCCGCCGAACGAACACGCTGCACGACCCCCGCTGGGCGCGCGTGCTGGCACGGGACAAGACCGCCGACGGTGCGTTCTGGTACTCGGTGGCCACGACGGGCATCTACTGCCGACCGTCGTGCCCTTCGCGCACGGCCAACCCGGCCAACGTCACGCTGCACGACACGCTCGCGAGCGCGCGCGCGACGGGCTGCCGGCCGTGCAAGCGCTGCAGCCCCGACGGGTCCTCGCCCGAGGCCGAGAACACGGCGCTGGTGGAGCAGGCTTGCCGCCTCCTCGAGGAGCGTGAGGCGTGCCCCTCGCTGGCGCAGCTGGCCGACGCCGTGCAACTGAGCCCGGGCTACTTCCACCGGCTCTTCAAGGCGCACACCGGGCTCACACCCAAGCAGTACGCGGCGGCGCAGCGGGCGCGGCGCGTGCGCGACGAGCTGGAGGGTGGGGCGCCCGTGACCGAGGCGCTCTACGCCGCGGGCTTCGGCTCGCAGGGCCGCTTCTACGAGCAGTCGTCGGCCATGCTCGGCATGACCCCGGGGCGCTATCGCGCCGGCGGCGCGCAAGAGACGCTGCGCTTCGCGGTGGGGCAGTGCTCGCTGGGCGCCGTGCTGGTGGCGTCCAGCGAGCGCGGCGTCGCGGCCATCTCGCTGGGGGACGACCCGGACGCGCTGGTGCGCGAGCTGCAGGACCGCTTCCCGCGCGCCACGCTGGTGGGCGGGGACGCTGCGTACGAGCGTGTGGTCGCTACGGTAGTGGGCTTCGTGGAGGCGCCGCGGCTGGGGCTCAGCCTGCCCCTCGACGTGCGCGGCACGGCGTTCCAGCAGCGCGTGTGGCGTGCGTTGCGCGAGGTCCCCGCGGGGCAGACCGTGACGTACTCGGAGATCGCGCAGCGGCTCGGCGCGCCGGCTGCCACGCGGGCGGTGGCGGGTGCGTGCGCGGCCAACACGCTCGCGGTGGCCATCCCCTGTCATCGCGTGGTGCGGCGGGACGGCTCGCTCTCGGGCTACCGCTGGGGCGTCGAGCGCAAGCGTGAGCTCATCGCGCGCGAGGGTTTGCGCTGA
- a CDS encoding DUF2236 domain-containing protein, giving the protein MTYSTRNVTELQQTLAPAVYGGLDLGITPERFRTALGENSILRRKPRVQALLDDAEQVEFFRQLTLMGDPLTDAFAARIPELGYPKARAMVDQAAAHGIDSVPDAPPELVALLRAMEAVPAWVDWDAIERASEHARLFSALGGEALTRVAFMMTYVNGYQGLPMVITGALTSDSAAKRMKETTSTFKLATLPGALRRGGEAYQSAVKVRVMHAMVRTSLLRRPTVWDFGVYGTPIPQVDQMGAALTINYRLAQRALARGRGFSTAERGVVEQGRYLASLLGMHDQFLSDDPQQIVETWQMCQATLRHKFDERGRDLNRATLEAYRRTSAQWHDRVLHGMDQGATRFLYTQLVGEKTAHDMGVQRELADALAFASVFAPVGLGFGALTLAKRAPGVRRAVDRFATRTVKRQLRVDGAAEYRTNEANYKTKAA; this is encoded by the coding sequence ATGACCTACAGCACCCGCAACGTCACCGAGCTGCAGCAGACCCTCGCGCCCGCCGTGTATGGCGGCCTCGACCTCGGCATCACCCCCGAGCGCTTTCGCACCGCCCTGGGCGAGAACAGCATCCTGCGTCGGAAGCCCCGCGTGCAGGCGCTGCTGGACGACGCCGAGCAGGTGGAGTTCTTCCGGCAGCTCACGCTGATGGGCGACCCGCTGACCGACGCGTTCGCCGCTCGCATCCCGGAGCTGGGCTACCCGAAGGCGCGCGCGATGGTGGACCAGGCCGCCGCGCACGGCATCGACAGCGTGCCCGACGCACCGCCCGAGCTGGTGGCGCTGCTGCGCGCCATGGAGGCGGTGCCCGCGTGGGTGGACTGGGACGCCATCGAGCGCGCCTCGGAGCACGCCCGGCTGTTCTCGGCGCTGGGCGGTGAGGCGCTCACGCGCGTGGCCTTCATGATGACCTACGTCAACGGCTACCAGGGCCTGCCGATGGTCATCACCGGCGCGCTCACCAGCGACTCCGCCGCGAAGCGCATGAAGGAGACCACCAGCACGTTCAAGCTCGCCACGTTGCCCGGTGCGCTGCGGCGCGGGGGCGAGGCGTACCAGTCGGCCGTGAAGGTGCGCGTGATGCACGCCATGGTGCGCACGAGCCTCTTGCGGCGCCCCACGGTGTGGGACTTCGGCGTCTACGGCACGCCCATCCCGCAGGTGGACCAGATGGGCGCCGCGCTGACCATCAACTACCGCCTCGCGCAGCGTGCGCTCGCGCGTGGGCGGGGGTTCTCCACGGCCGAGCGCGGCGTGGTGGAGCAGGGACGCTACCTGGCCTCGCTGCTGGGCATGCACGACCAGTTCCTCAGCGACGACCCGCAGCAGATCGTCGAGACGTGGCAGATGTGTCAGGCCACGCTGCGCCACAAGTTCGACGAGCGCGGGCGCGACCTCAACCGCGCGACGCTCGAGGCCTACCGCCGCACCTCCGCGCAGTGGCACGACCGCGTGCTGCACGGCATGGACCAGGGCGCGACGCGCTTCCTCTACACGCAGCTGGTGGGGGAGAAGACCGCCCACGACATGGGTGTCCAACGAGAGCTGGCAGACGCGCTGGCCTTCGCCTCCGTGTTCGCGCCCGTGGGCCTCGGGTTCGGGGCGCTCACCCTGGCCAAGCGCGCGCCGGGCGTGCGCCGCGCCGTGGACCGCTTCGCGACGCGGACGGTGAAGCGCCAGCTGAGGGTCGACGGGGCAGCCGAGTACCGCACCAACGAGGCGAACTACAAGACCAAGGCCGCCTGA